From the Hippocampus zosterae strain Florida chromosome 13, ASM2543408v3, whole genome shotgun sequence genome, the window GCCGCGCAGGCCCACGCAGTCCACCTACGAAAAACGGGCGCGGGGATCAGGGCGCTCGCCCGGCACTCGGCGCTCGCCCGGCGAGTGCCCGCACCTTGACCAGCCGGAGGCGGAGCCTGGAGCTGGTCGCCGCCACCGCCGTCGCTTTGCCGCTTCCCGCCGGCCCGTGGACCAGGAGCCTGCACGCCGGGAGGGAGCTGGCGAGAAGGCGTCGCGGCGTCAGGTCACGCCACcgcacctccccccccccagaaacgcCGTCGTTTCGCCGTACCCGCGTCGGTGCGGGCCGAGGACCCGTCCGATGGCGTCCACCACGCGCTCCAGACCCGGCGGGGACTCGCCGCTCCACAGCGTGGCCGCGCCGGGGGGCACCGAGCCGTTGACGGGCGGACCCTGTAAGCATCGGCGCACGGGTCAGAGGTCGCGGCGGACGGGCTCGTGGCTCGACTGGAAGGGTCAAAGGTCACCATGAAGAGGGACGTGTGCGTTCTGTCGGCCAGGTAACCTCCGCCCCCTTCTTCTTCCTTCGCCGGGTCGCGGGGAGACACCGTCTGCACCAAAAACAGCAGCGCCCGGCGCCTGGgtggggtcaaaggtcaaagggtGAGAAGGCTCGCCGTTCCTGACGTAACGCGCCGTCCGTCACCTCCAGGAAGTGCCGTCCTCCATCACGTCCGGGTGACCGCGGGTGGGAACCAGCAGGACGTCCCCCGGTGCCAccagcctgcccccccccccccccacacacaagtcaggtcACAATTTTTACACCCGTGATGTCGCTCGGGGAAACGTGGCGTCTGACCCACCTGGGGACAGAGAAGTGGGCGGCCAGCAGCGCGTCGTAGCAGGTCGGCCGCGGGTCAGCCGGCGCCGCCAGCGGCCGCAGGTGAAGCTcgccggccggcggcggcgcggcaCCGCCGCCAGCGCAAAGTGTCGGAACCGGCGTCGCCGTCTccgggccgccgccgccatctctGAAGCCCGACAAGCGCATTCGACCGTACGTGATATGCGGGCGCCACACGCGTGTTCTTCTCACGTATTTGCGCGCACCTTGAGCCAGAGGTGGCGGGACGCTTCCGCCGTCGGCCGCCCTCCCGTCAGGTTGAACCACAACGTCTCCGACACGACGCCgacatcgtcgtcgtcatccgcCCGGCCCGAGCGGAGGGCCGTCAGCGAGGCCGCTCGCCATCCTTCCGAACGGGCCCGCCGGCCGCAGCTTGACCCACTCGCCGTCAAACAGCCCCAGTCTGAGCAGCGTGCGGACGCCGACGTAGAGGCGAGCGtcgacgtcgccgccgcggcgACCGTCGGCCGCTGGCCACCGCTGCACGTCCGTCACGCGCACCTCCAGCCGGCGCTCCGGCTCCTCCGTGACCCCGCAAGACTCCCGGTGCCGGTCCAGCAGCGAACGCCCCCCCGCCAGGCGGGCAGCCTGGCGGGCGAAGTCCGAGACGCACAGCCGGAGCTCCCTCGggggcggggccggcccgggggCGTCGTCCGGCCGCTCGCCGCAGTCGGCCAGGACCACAGCGGTGTCGGCGGTGACGCGACCCTGCGCGACCGGGCTGCACGACAGCACCAGGGTGTCGGGGATCTGCGTGAGACGAAAAGAAGAAGGGCGCCGCGTCAGCTCACCCGCTCCGGTTCGCTTTCCGGCGCCACATATTGCTGTTCTACTGCTTGGGGAATGTTCCAGGAAGTGCCACTTTTCATGTTTCCACAAAATacagcggaaaggggcgtggcctggacgtgGCGACCAATCGCGACGAGTAAGACATCATAagcgtccaatcgcaggggatggaaagactgatcggacTCGACcgtaaggtacctgacccccccccccccccccaccaccaccactcaaattttctcaacggatttagaccattcacaaaaattatctatttaagaaataaaacggcggaaaATTGCCACCCCAACCCGCTTCTCATTTGTGAGAAAGGGGACGCGGGGGCGCTCACCTCTCCCGGTCGGTCCCCCACCAGCGGCTCTCCGAGGCGGGCCAGCAGACAGCGTCCATCCCGGCAGAGCTCCAGCAGCTTCGAGGCGAGCCCCTCGGCGTCGTCCCGCTCCAGAGTGGCCCCGACGCGGGCTCCGAGGACTACCTCGTCCAGGCTCACGGGCAGCACTGGCCGCGCGGTACCCCGGCTCCCCTCCGCGGGGAGGCCGCGGAGCCGCAGGAAGAAGCCGCTGACGAAGAGCCTCAGCGGGCCCGGGGACGGAGGCGGAGAGGCTCCCCCCGCGGCGCCCTCGGattccccgccgccgccgccgccgctgcctccTCGTCGCTGTGCGCCTGAAGGCGAAGCAGGACGGGCCACGGGCCGGGGCGCGGAGGCAGCCACCTCGGGGTGAAGAGGACGGTCGGAGGCTCCGAGTGGTCGCGGAGAAGGCGACGCAGTTCCCCTTCGGACGCGAGCACGTCCAGGGGACTCGCGTGAGCCGGGAAGGGCTCCAGCCTCGACAATTCCACCTGGGTCGCCATCTTGCTCCGACTTCCTATTCGTGACGTCACGGACGCCCGTCCAATTGACACCGACCTTTGTCGTCGCGTCAGAGCGGTCGCCGTATTGGGCCGTCCGTGAGTGCGACTCCGGACCGCCATCTTGAACCGGGAGTCCCTCATCCTTCCGCCCGTGTCcgcttcatttgtttttaagataagaaaacctttattagtctcgcaatggagaaattctcgattcacagcagcaaagttatgaaaggaagaagtagaacaacaaaatataggagctgctggaaaggcagccactcacgcggcgccattttgaagtaaaaataacaaaaataacacaacgctATTTCACAATAACTCGCTGAATTTCCAAGTGATTTCGATGCGGTTTGTTTTGTGATGAACGTTAGACATGTGtctcctacaaaaaaaaaaaaaaaaaaacagcatgctGCTCAGTGGAGGGGACGGTTCTATTCTAGTGTGGTGGggccaaatgaataaatacagtcAACCGAAACGGTTTTGCTTTATATCCTTTATTCTTCTTTGAAGCTTGAAAGAATTCCTTCTCCGCACCATTCCAAATGCCGGTCGGAACTCGCCGCCGCGACGTCACAAGAACCCCTTTGCGGGACCGACGGCAACGGGATCCGCGTCGCGAGGGGGCGCTGCCGCGGCGTCTCCTTGACTGACGAAGGCGCGGCCGGGGAGGCGCATGGTGCGCATGCGCGGTGCtggtgatgaagaggaggaggaggatgatgatgctgctgctgctactgctggAAGATGAAGATGCAGCGCAGGGggggacgatgatgatgatgatgtttgctgATTCTGAGCGCTCCGGACGGGAAAGCAGAAGCAGGTCAGACGAACGGCAAGCGAAAATCGCTCCGACGGGCGTTGTGTTTATTGAGGGCAAATGAGAAAAGCGTGCGCGTACGCGGCGTCGTCACGCCATGGCAATCGCAATGACGTTCGGACAcagggggagggcggggggggcaacACGAGGCGTCCAGGTGGCTGCCGCTCGTTTGGGTGGGACGGAGGAGCTCCCTCGTAGCGCCAGCCTTACGCAGGAAAGACAATCAccctccctgccccccccccccccccaaaaaaaaacagcggtcGGAAACGCTGTCCCTGCCTACCCAAATAAAAGTCTCGGCTGCTTTGGTTCGCCAATGTGTCGAATCATCACAATTTGAATGGATGAGATTGCGCAAGAATGGTTGGCTGACGAGTTTTTCCTTTCTTGTATCATTTTGTCGCGGGTGTAATGGACTCCTGCGATTCATGCGGGATCGGGACAAGGAAAAATTCAAactgcatgaaaaataaaatactttttttatagCAACACCCCCCTCCTCAGACCCCCACAAACAAAGAATCATACTCACAGTCAAATAGTCAACTCTTCTTAGTGCTGTATCGATGAGTCGAGAGAGGAGCTGAGACGCCATTTGAATCCTGCCTAGGCCGTCGGCgggcaacgcccccccccccatacgtcgTGACCGGCCCGCCGTCAATTCGAGCGCTGTTCCTATGATTTGCCTTCTTGCGTGGGAGTTTGCGTGTCCTCCCCCCGTGACCCGCCCGTGTGGCTTTTCTCAGGtattccgctttcctcccacattcccccccaaaaaacatgcacggcaggttcacGGAACACTCGGAAGCGTGTGCGATCACTTGTTGGTCTCTGCGTGCCCCGCgacagttcagggtgcccccccgccccccgccccgagACGCCTGGGAGAGGCTCTGGCACACGCGCCGCCCTCGCGAAGAGATGcgactagaaaatggatggatggatgggtggatgcatGGATTATGCACGGATGACTGGAGGGAAACGTcgggccgccgctgccgccgggCTGGTCTTTTATTGTGAAAGCGCGAAGAGGAAGTTATCGCAGCGCTCGTGGCGTGTCTTGACGCTGCTATTGCTGAGCTGCAGTGCGGACCAAAATGCCGCTGCCGTTTTGCGGTTCTTGACTGGTGCACATCCGCGCTTCTCCTGGCAGAACCGCGGCCCGGACCAGAACCGGAACCGGGAACGGGATCGTAGCCGAGCTAGGAGTGggtgggtcgggggggggggttcttcttgTGATTCCGATGGAGAGTCCCAAGAGGCGGAAGCGGAGGAGAGCGCCCGTTAGGTAGAAGCGCCGCAGCGCAGCCGTTCTGCCggttggaggggggtgggggtgggggtggggggcacgtgGAGCGGGTTTGGGACCATTATACCGGATCCATATCGATTGAGAATCTGCGCCATGATCTGACGGAGCCCCAGAAATGATGCGAGTGTGGACTCCAAGGTCAGATTCCTAAAGATTTCCAGCCCCCCCTCGTCGATTCAAATTCAGATTCTCATTGATCGTATGTTTTGGAATACGTGCGCGTCACTTCCTGCGAGTTCTCAACCTTAGTTGGGCCATGGGGGGCCATTAGTCCGTCCCCGTTGGCCGCCACCTGCGGGAAAGCATCCTTTTGGGAATGATGCCGATGCTGGCCCATACTAATGCTAACTCAGGCACTTTTTTCCGCAAGTTTTGGtctatttttttggagggggggggggggtcggggggtttcTTTGAAGGAAGGAAACTCTGTGGTCCCCGCGGTGGCTAACGCTGTTGTCTGCCCCCACCCCGCAGATCAATGGCTCGTTCAAGCCGGGAGCCGCCGGCGTCCCTCACGGATGGCAGATGCAGTGCCTAGGCCCCGCCCACCAGGACAACGCCAACATGAACGGGACGCCGAGCAGGCCGACATCCTGCCGCCCAACTGCATGGTCAAGGACAGATGGAAAGTGGTCAGTCCGACGGAGAGAGAGCGGAGatgccggggaggggggggggggtgctccgtGTTGGAGTTGTTCctgagcggggtggggggtgggggcggggcatcAAACGAGGCAAATAGCTGACGATTCATTTGATGAAATGGAAATTGGATTGAAAAACCAAACTCCCCCAATCCCATCCTaaggtgaaccccccccccatccgtgAAACGTTGTCCGTGAAGTGCCGTGGTCGCGTCCTGTATTGGTGGTTGAGActagttttgcccccccccccccccccgtcccaaaAAACCCAGAATCATTCCGCTTCCAGTCCAGAGGCACAAATTCTCAGATTTGGACCATTTCAGGTCTTTTTGAAATcgtgcgacccccccccccccaccttccgcTCTCAATCACGTCACGTCATGAGCGctctttttttcggggggggggggggggggtcggcggcCGGGTTCCGGCGTTTGTACGCGGTCGAGCTGAAGtgcgccccccgccccacccccggCGTTGCAGTTGAAGAAGATTGGCGGCGGCGGTTTCGGCGAGATCTACGAGGGCCCTGGACCTGCTGACACGGGGAGACGTGGCCCTCAAGGTGGAGTCGGCCCAGCAGCCCAAACAGGTCCTCAAGATGGAGGTGGCAGTGCTCAAGAAGCTGCAGGTGGCCGGGGGggcgggtgggcgggggggctcGCTGCATCTGCTCGGGACGCTAAGTCTGCGTTTTTTCCTCTCCGGCAGGTAAAAACCACGTGTGCAAGTTCATCGGCTGCGGCAGGAACGACAAGTTCAACTACGTGGTGATGCAGCTTCAGGTGAGAGAGGTTCCGGGCGGCCGGGGAGCGGGTGGCCGGCTCGCCGCCCACCCACGCTACCCCCCCCTATGTCAAGGGTCGCAACCTGGCCGACCTGCGGCGCAGTCAGCCTCGGGGGACCTTCACCATGAGCACCACGCTCAGGCTGGGCAAGCAGATCCTGGAGTCCATTGAGGCCATCCACTCGGTCGGATTCCTCCACCGGGACATCAAACCTGTAAACCGCGACGCCGGCGGACGCCCGATCCCGCGCTCGCCGTCCGCCGGGGCTCAGGTATGTCTCTGcgtgtctctcttttttttttgggtgttcccGTGGGCTCAGTCCAACTTCGCCATGGGTCGCCTGCCGTCCACGTACCGCAAGTGCTACATGCTGGACTTCGGTCTGGCCCGCCAGTACACCAACACCACCGGCGAGGTCCGGCCGGTAAGACGCCTCCGCTcgtcctcgccgccgccgccgccgcgctcgccggcagcatgctagcatgctagcctttgcctttttttattcCAGTTTGCCTTCAGTCCTCCGCCGGTCCCGTTTCTGGACCCGTCGTCCTTCTCATTAGGATCggtttccttttttgttgtttgagtccagtgtgctttttgtttttcttccagttGGTTCCTTTGGACTTATGATTTTGACGTGCAtgccttcatcatcatcatcaccacgcTTACCAAGGATGAGAGCGCTTTCCGTAGCGACAGAGGGAGGGGCCGCAACCGCACCACAGGTCACCCTTAGGACTTCACAGGGACGGCCATTGATGCGCGGAGACGCGGAAAGCCGCCCTTTTTATTTCTGaaattgttcatttctgtgaatggtttaaatccgttgagaaaaattttttttggggggggggggggggtcaggtaccttatagtggagctctcccgatcagtctttccatcttccgattgtaaacagcccctgcgattggacgcgtatgatgtcttactcCTCGCGATTGGTCACAAAAGTCGCACCGacatcaaaacaaggaccagggagtcaagtcaagtcaagagaaTTTCTGGagcgctttcaaacagccatcgctgcataccaagtggcgtacatggagcaattgaacAATAAAGAGGAAGACAAATGGTTAATAAAGGCGGTCCGATAAAGAATAAATGGGGCCCGAGAGTTCAAGAGTGTAACCAGACTCCGACAAGCAGCGGGCAGATTGTTGCTCcttaattgaaagattggcagcaggtgcgcaGCCAGAAAGTCCGCCTcagcctgccacctgctggccaggccaaggatgACACACGCAAATTGACCCGCTAGCCTTTGTTTTTAGGATCAACGGCGGAGCGAAACATCATCAacacaatgagaaaaaaaaactcccaaatgAGCAGgatatgggtgtgtgtgtgtgtggggggggggttatgcaaaaaattattgttaggtcccccccccccaaatctgtGAATAACCCAAATTGAAACGTGTTATAATtcccatgaagaaaaaaaaaaaaaaagacaggcccccccaccctgaaaaaaaagccatgaatCTGAATTCCGAATCAACGTCACGAAGCGAGCGATCatgtcaacaaagaaaaacgatGCCCCGCCCACCACAGCCCCACAAAAATCATTTATGCTCTTTGGAATTGCcacgttaccccccccccccccccggtcctTTAAATGCCAGTCGAGGAGCACGTGACTAACGCCCGTTTGCGTTGCAGCCGAGGACGGTGGCGGGTTTCCGAGGGACGGTTCGCTACGCTTCGGTCAACGCTCACAAGAA encodes:
- the pex6 gene encoding LOW QUALITY PROTEIN: peroxisome assembly factor 2 (The sequence of the model RefSeq protein was modified relative to this genomic sequence to represent the inferred CDS: deleted 3 bases in 2 codons; substituted 1 base at 1 genomic stop codon) — its product is MATQVELSRLEPFPAHASPLDVLASEGELRRLLRDHSEPPTVLFTPRWLPPRPGPWPVLLRLQAHSDGGSGGGGGGESEGAAGGASPPPSPGPLRLFVSGFFLRLRGLPAEGSRGTARPVLPVSLDEVVLGARVGATLERDDAEGLASKLLELCRDGRCLLARLGEPLVGDRPGEIPDTLVLSCSPVAQGRVTADTAVVLADCGERPDDAPGPAPPPRELRLCVSDFARQAARLAGGRSLLDRHRESCGVTEEPERRLEVRVTDVQRWPAADGRRGGDVDARLYVGVRTLLRLGLFDGEWVKLRPAGPFGRMASGLADGPPLGPGGXRRRCRRRVGDVVVQPDGRAADGGSVPPPLAQGARKYVRRTRVWRPHITYGRMRLSGFRDGGGGPETATPVPTLCAGGGAAPPPAGELHLRPLAAPADPRPTCYDALLAAHFSVPRLVAPGDVLLVPTRGHPDVMEDGTSWRRRALLFLVQTVSPRDPAKEEEGGGGYLADRTHTSLFMGPPVNGSVPPGAATLWSGESPPGLERVVDAIGRVLGPHRRGSLPACRLLVHGPAGSGKATAVAATSSRLRLRLVKVDCVGLRGDTPAATEARLTSLLERARASQPCVLLLGNLQLLLRPGGGAADTDDDDARVRAALCRLLRGAPSGVAVVATVRDARRLPAGVAAAFVHRVALEMPDEEGRRAVLTQLSRDVGLARDVDMERLAKVTAGLALGDLRALLVEAGRAACRRLVLACPGRREEDVRSGGVGLRQRDFLSALRTLRDAQSEAAGAPKIPTVRWEDVGGLERVKREVLDTVQLPLRRPQLLSLKLNRTGVLLYGPPGTGKTLLAKAVATECSVTFLSVKGPELLNMYVGQSEENVREVFQRARSAAPCVVFFDELDSLAPGRGRSGDSGGVTDRVVSQLLAELDALHAGDRVFVIGATNRPDLLDPSLLRPGRFDKMVYVGIEADPSSQLQVLRAVLRSFHLDASVDPRRVLERCPAYTSGADLYALCSDAMAAAVKRKIAAIQRGLDSEDSPLRLTMEDFGAALRDFRPSLSPEQLLPYQGLLQRAA